The Microbacterium maritypicum genome contains a region encoding:
- a CDS encoding TetR/AcrR family transcriptional regulator translates to MPRPPLAREKVLDAFEAILIEEGERAATLEATAKAAGVSKGGLLYHFGSKDELEAGLVERLDRLTTLDLERMTTADEGPVAYYVRTSVMEDDALDRVLIATTRLAQGGSIPAADMLRDTRRRWAGTIRPHVRDSASLDLVMLVSDGLYFNNSLDVHGPERLVPRSDELRELIALVLKATA, encoded by the coding sequence ATGCCCCGACCTCCCCTCGCCCGCGAGAAGGTGCTCGACGCCTTCGAAGCGATCCTCATCGAAGAGGGAGAGCGTGCCGCCACTCTCGAAGCCACCGCCAAGGCGGCCGGCGTCTCGAAGGGCGGATTGCTGTACCACTTCGGGTCGAAGGATGAGCTCGAGGCCGGGCTCGTCGAGCGGCTGGACCGCCTCACGACCCTCGACCTCGAGCGCATGACAACTGCCGACGAGGGCCCCGTCGCCTACTACGTGCGCACCTCGGTGATGGAGGACGACGCGCTCGATCGGGTGCTGATCGCCACGACCCGCCTCGCGCAGGGCGGCTCGATCCCCGCGGCGGACATGCTCCGCGACACGAGGCGTCGCTGGGCGGGGACGATTCGCCCGCACGTGCGCGACAGTGCGAGCCTCGATCTCGTGATGCTCGTCAGCGACGGGCTCTACTTCAACAACTCGCTCGATGTGCACGGACCGGAGCGACTGGTCCCTCGCAGCGATGAACTCCGTGAGCTGATCGCACTGGTGCTGAAGGCGACGGCC
- a CDS encoding MFS transporter, translating to MTRTASIPTTETDAPRVGARGWAALVVLMLPVLLVSVDNTVLSFALPEISIALAPTGAEQLWIIDVYPLVLAGLLVTMGTLGDRFGRRRMLLIGATGFAAVSALAAFAPTAGLLIAARALLGFFGAMLMPSTLSLLRSIFQNRDQRRMAIAVWASAFSAGSALGPIVGGILLEHFAWGSVFLIAVPVLIPLLIAAPLLVPESRDPNPGRIDLISIALSMATMIPVVYAIKSLAVDGPSLTAGAWALLGFGMGYLFVRRQLRVKSPMLDMALFRRGSFSGAILVNLLSVVALVGFLYFVSQHLQLVLGLSPMMAGFALVPGMLAMIVAGLSVVPVSRRVPPHIVIPAGLAFSVAGYLIVAFTTHEHGVLPLVVAFVVLGIGIGAAETISNELILSSAPAAKAGAASAVSETAYELGAVLGTAVLGGIITAFYRGALVLPDGLPADVAHAAGETLAGAYTAAQELPDQLGTALWDAAAAAFGSGVMVTSLIGAGLVVVAGVIAAVTLRKAPSH from the coding sequence ATGACCCGTACTGCGTCGATCCCGACGACAGAGACGGATGCTCCCCGCGTCGGAGCCCGCGGCTGGGCGGCGCTCGTCGTCCTCATGCTGCCGGTGCTGCTGGTCTCGGTGGACAACACGGTGCTGAGCTTCGCGCTCCCCGAGATCTCCATCGCGCTCGCCCCCACGGGTGCGGAGCAGCTGTGGATCATCGACGTGTACCCCCTGGTGCTCGCCGGACTCCTCGTCACGATGGGCACGCTGGGCGACCGCTTCGGTCGACGCCGGATGCTACTGATCGGAGCGACCGGCTTCGCCGCGGTCTCCGCCCTCGCGGCGTTCGCACCGACCGCCGGGCTGCTCATCGCCGCCCGCGCGCTCCTGGGCTTCTTCGGCGCCATGTTGATGCCGTCGACCCTCTCCCTCCTGCGTTCGATCTTCCAGAACCGCGACCAGCGCCGCATGGCCATCGCGGTGTGGGCCTCGGCGTTCTCCGCCGGGTCGGCGCTGGGCCCGATCGTGGGCGGCATCCTCCTCGAGCACTTCGCCTGGGGATCGGTCTTCCTGATCGCCGTTCCCGTGCTCATCCCGTTGCTCATCGCCGCGCCGCTGCTGGTCCCGGAGAGCCGTGACCCGAACCCGGGGCGGATCGACCTGATCAGCATCGCGCTGTCGATGGCGACAATGATCCCGGTGGTCTACGCGATCAAGTCCCTGGCGGTGGACGGCCCGAGCCTCACGGCCGGCGCGTGGGCACTGCTCGGCTTCGGGATGGGCTACCTGTTCGTCCGTCGCCAGCTGCGGGTGAAGAGCCCGATGCTCGACATGGCGCTGTTCCGTCGCGGTTCGTTCTCCGGAGCGATCCTGGTGAACCTGCTCAGTGTCGTCGCACTCGTCGGCTTCCTCTACTTCGTGTCGCAGCACCTGCAGCTCGTCCTTGGGCTGTCACCGATGATGGCCGGTTTCGCACTGGTCCCCGGCATGCTCGCGATGATCGTCGCCGGGCTCTCGGTCGTGCCGGTCTCGCGTCGGGTGCCTCCGCACATCGTCATCCCCGCCGGGCTGGCGTTCTCGGTGGCCGGATACCTCATCGTGGCGTTCACGACGCATGAGCACGGTGTCCTGCCGCTCGTGGTGGCGTTCGTGGTGCTCGGCATCGGCATCGGTGCGGCGGAGACGATCTCCAACGAGCTGATCCTGTCGAGCGCGCCCGCGGCCAAGGCGGGGGCGGCGAGTGCCGTGTCGGAGACCGCGTATGAACTGGGCGCCGTGCTGGGCACGGCCGTCCTCGGCGGCATCATCACCGCCTTCTACCGCGGGGCGCTCGTGCTTCCGGACGGGCTGCCTGCCGATGTCGCGCATGCGGCGGGCGAGACGCTCGCCGGTGCCTACACCGCCGCTCAGGAGCTGCCCGATCAACTCGGGACCGCGTTGTGGGATGCCGCAGCCGCGGCGTTCGGCTCCGGCGTGATGGTGACGTCGCTCATCGGTGCGGGGCTCGTGGTCGTCGCCGGCGTGATCGCCGCCGTCACACTGCGCAAAGCCCCCTCGCACTGA
- a CDS encoding 3-isopropylmalate dehydrogenase yields MSRVVKLAVIPGDGIGPEVIAEAEKVLDAVTADSGVVFDKTRFSLGAGRFLDTGETLTDDDLAAIAANDAILLGAVGGKPGDPRLKDANIERGLLLKLRFTLDHYVNLRPSKLFAGAPGPLSDPGEIDFVVVREGTEGPYVGNGGAIRKGTPQEVANETSVNTAFGVERVVRYAFDLAERRRKKVTLVHKTNVLVHAGAIWQRIVNEVAAEHPDVVVDYLHVDAATIFLVTDPSRFDVIVTDNLFGDILTDLAGAVTGGIGLAASGNINPDGAFPSMFEPVHGSAPDIAGQQKADPTAAILSIALLLDHLGLTEESARVSAAVEADIAARTAARTTAEIGSAITARL; encoded by the coding sequence ATGTCGCGTGTCGTGAAGCTGGCCGTCATCCCCGGTGACGGCATCGGTCCCGAGGTCATCGCCGAGGCGGAGAAGGTGCTCGACGCCGTCACCGCCGACAGCGGAGTGGTCTTCGACAAGACCCGCTTCTCGCTCGGTGCCGGGCGTTTCCTTGACACGGGGGAGACCCTCACCGATGACGACCTCGCCGCGATCGCCGCGAACGACGCGATCCTGCTGGGCGCGGTCGGCGGAAAGCCGGGCGACCCTCGCCTCAAGGACGCCAACATCGAGCGCGGTCTGCTCCTCAAGCTGCGCTTCACGCTCGACCACTACGTGAATCTGCGGCCGTCCAAGCTCTTCGCCGGCGCCCCGGGCCCGCTGTCCGACCCGGGTGAGATCGACTTCGTCGTGGTGCGTGAAGGCACGGAGGGGCCGTACGTCGGCAACGGCGGCGCGATCCGCAAGGGGACCCCGCAGGAGGTCGCGAACGAGACCTCGGTGAACACCGCCTTCGGCGTGGAGCGTGTGGTGCGCTACGCGTTCGACCTCGCCGAGCGCCGCCGCAAGAAGGTGACGCTCGTACACAAGACCAATGTGCTCGTGCACGCGGGGGCCATCTGGCAGCGCATCGTGAACGAGGTGGCGGCCGAGCACCCCGACGTCGTCGTCGACTACCTGCACGTCGATGCCGCCACGATCTTCCTGGTCACCGATCCCTCGCGCTTCGACGTGATCGTGACCGACAACCTGTTCGGCGACATCCTCACCGACCTCGCCGGTGCCGTCACGGGCGGCATCGGTCTCGCCGCGTCGGGGAACATCAACCCCGATGGCGCCTTCCCGTCGATGTTCGAGCCGGTGCACGGCTCGGCGCCCGACATCGCGGGGCAGCAGAAGGCCGATCCGACCGCTGCGATCCTCTCGATCGCGCTGCTGCTGGACCACCTCGGCCTCACCGAGGAATCCGCACGTGTGAGCGCGGCGGTCGAGGCCGACATCGCCGCCCGCACCGCGGCTCGCACGACGGCGGAGATCGGCTCCGCGATCACTGCACGCCTCTGA